In a single window of the Arachis hypogaea cultivar Tifrunner chromosome 6, arahy.Tifrunner.gnm2.J5K5, whole genome shotgun sequence genome:
- the LOC112695172 gene encoding protein NRT1/ PTR FAMILY 5.2, whose protein sequence is MAYYGIASNLVQYLTEKLHEGIVNSSNNVSNWVGSVWMTPLAGAYIADAYLGRYWTFLISSAIYLLGMVLITLAVSVRALRPPPCPVGVDDANCPRATKLQLGIFFLALYTIAVGTGGTKPNISTMGADQFDEFEPKERHHKLSFFNWWMFSIFFGTLFSNTFLVYIQEKVSWTIGYGLPTIGLAVSILVFLFGTPFYRHKLPSGSPITRILQVYVAAFRKWKVHIPGDPKELHELSIEEYVSNGRTRIDHSPSFSFLDKAATRTDQTSPWMLCTVTQVEETKQMTKMVPILITTLLPSTMLIQATTLFIKQGNTLNRSMGPDFDIPPACLTSFITIFMLISIVIYDRVFVPVIRRYTKNPRGITLLQRLGIGLVIHIIVLITASFVERKRLSVAREHNLLRQHDQLPLTIFILLPQFALTGIADNFVEVAKLEFFYDQAPEGMKSMGTSYFTTSLGIGSFLATFLLTTVANLTKRNGHKGWVLNNLNVSHLDYYYAFMAGLSFINLLCFLVVAKFFVYNDDVAQKKTGLEMNTASSQGYSNNRISQNTPHQDHN, encoded by the exons ATGGCATACTATGGAATAGCATCAAACCTAGTACAATATCTGACAGAGAAGTTGCATGAAGGCATTGTGAATTCTTCAAACAACGTTAGTAACTGGGTGGGTTCTGTGTGGATGACGCCACTCGCAGGGGCTTACATAGCTGATGCCTACCTTGGACGATATTGGACCTTTCTTATTTCATCAGCAATCTATCTTCTG GGCATGGTTTTGATAACTCTAGCAGTGTCAGTGCGGGCACTGAGGCCACCGCCATGTCCAGTGGGTGTAGACGACGCCAATTGCCCACGCGCCACCAAATTGCAACTGGGCATATTCTTCTTGGCTCTGTACACTATTGCAGTTGGCACAGGTGGCACAAAGCCCAACATCTCAACAATGGGCGCAGACCAATTCGATGAGTTTGAGCCCAAAGAGAGGCACCACAAGCTCTCTTTCTTCAATTGGTGGATGtttagcatcttctttggtaCCCTTTTCTCCAACACTTTCTTGGTCTACATTCAAGAGAAAGTCAGTTGGACCATTGGGTATGGGCTTCCAACTATTGGGCTTGCAGTTTCAATATTGGTTTTTTTATTTGGAACTCCCTTTTATAGGCACAAGTTACCTTCTGGGAGCCCTATAACTAGGATTCTTCAGGTATATGTTGCAGCATTCAGGAAGTGGAAGGTGCATATTCCTGGAGATCCAAAAGAGTTGCATGAACTAAGCATTGAGGAGTATGTCAGTAATGGGAGAACCAGAATTGATCATAGCCCTTCATTCAG TTTTCTAGACAAGGCGGCAACGAGGACAGACCAAACTTCACCGTGGATGCTTTGTACAGTGACACAAGTTGAGGAGACAAAGCAAATGACCAAAATGGTCCCTATTTTGATCACAACTCTTCTACCAAGCACCATGCTAATTCAAGCAACCACACTCTTCATAAAACAAGGCAACACCCTAAACAGGAGTATGGGACCAGATTTTGATATCCCCCCAGCTTGTCTCACATCATTCATAACCATCTTCATGCTCATTAGCATTGTTATCTATGATCGTGTATTTGTTCCCGTGATCCGGCGATATACCAAGAATCCCAGAGGGATTACACTTCTTCAGAGACTCGGAATTGGCCTCGTGATTCACATCATTGTGTTGATCACTGCGAGTTTTGTTGAGAGGAAGAGACTCAGCGTTGCAAGAGAACATAACCTCTTGCGCCAGCATGACCAACTTCCTCTCACTATTTTCATCTTGCTTCCTCAGTTTGCGCTGACGGGGATTGCTGATAACTTTGTTGAAGTTGCGAAGCTGGAGTTCTTCTATGATCAAGCACCTGAAGGCATGAAGAGTATGGGAACATCATACTTCACCACCAGCTTGGGAATTGGAAGCTTTCTTGCTACTTTCCTTCTAACAACGGTTGCTAATCTCACCAAGAGAAATGGTCACAAGGGTTGGGTATTGAATAACCTGAACGTTTCACATTTGGATTATTATTATGCATTCATGGCAGGGCTGAGTTTTATCAACTTGCTTTGCTTTCTGGTTGTTGCCAAGTTCTTTGTATATAATGATGATGTAGCACAAAAGAAAACAGGCTTGGAGATGAACACTGCTTCATCTCAAGGCTATAGTAATAATAGAATTAGCCAAAACACCCCACATCAAGATCACAATTAG